ATAAAAAGACACGAGTAATCGTTCAGGGGATCACTGGACGAGATGGTGCTTTCCATACCCAAAAGATGCGCAGTTATGGGACCAATATTGTTGCTGGAGTTTCCCCAGGGAAAGGAGGAACAGAGGTAGATGGAATCCCTGTTTTCAACACAATGAAGGAGGCTGTGAAAGAGACCTCTGCAGATACCTCTATCATATTTGTTCCTGCACGGTTTGCTCCTGACGCCATGATTGAAGCTTCTGAAGCAGGAATTAAATTAGTTATTGCCATCTCGGAAGGAGTTCCTGTTATCGATATGCTAAGAGTAAAAAAAGCACTTAAAAAGAATGACACCCATTTGATTGGACCAAACTGTCCAGGATTGATCTCACCAGGTAGATCGATGATAGGGATTTTGCCAACCAACATATTTAAAGAGGGGCGCGTTGGTCTTATCAGTCGTAGTGGAACACTTACTTATGAGATGGTAGATCAACTTACAAGAAATGATATTGGTCAGAGTACCTGTATTGGTATCGGAGGAGACCCTATTGCAGGTCTCTATTATGAAGAACTGCTAGAGATGTTTGAGAAAGACCCAGAGACCGATCTTGTCGTACTTATAGGTGAGATTGGAGGGGATGCAGAAGAGCGTGCTGCTAGTTATATCAAATCGAATATGACGAAACCAGTGGTTGCCTTCTTTGCTGGACAGACAGCACCTGTAGGGAAACAGATGGGACATGCTGGAGCGATTATTTCGAGTGGAAGTGGAACGGCACAAGATAAGATCAAATGTTTTGAAAAGCATCTTATCCCCGTAGCCAAAGAGCCAGAAGAGATACCAATGTTGGTAAAGAAGATATTACAATCATAAACAGATATAAAGATCGCCGAATGTTATTCATTCGGCGATTTTATTTTCTAAAATTCCACCATAATACCGATGGTTGGAATCATGTTTCCAGAAGAGGTATCTAGGTATTTAAGTTGGTATCGAGTAGGATCGTTTGGATCTGTCAAAGGGACTCCATTTTCATCCGTACTTTGAACTAAAACCTCTGGGGTATCTGTAGCAGAGGCTAAAACATTCTGGATATCAACGTATAACATTAAAGTCCATTTATTATAGTACCAAGCCTTATCCACACGTAGGTCTAACTGAGAAAATGCATCTAATCTATTAGTGTTGAATGCAGCATAATCTAAGTACCCTTGCCCTTGTACATCCCAAGCCTCCTTTAACGAAGATTTTTGCAAGTTGTATGGGGTATAAGGAGCCCCGCCTTGATAACGATATTTCATACCAATAGACCACTCTTTGGGAAGATTCTTTAACACAGTTAAAGCGAGAATATGTCTCACATCCCAAGAGGATGCTATATAATCTAACTTATAGTCTTGAAATTCGGAATAGAAGAATGTATAGGAAGCAGTCACATTAAATCCAAAGAGATCGCTATTACGATAAAGAGCTTCCATTCCATAGGCACGACCTTTAGAGTCAGAGGTGACCTCTTCTGTTCCGACCACACCATAATCTCCTCCTTGGCTGGCAGTGGATATGGAATCTTCTACTGAAAATGGGTATTTGTCGTAATACTTAAGGAACCCTTCTAATGAAAAGAGGGTATTTTCATCGGGACGTACAACAATACCTGCACCGATCTGGTCAGAATGGATATATTGTATCTTATTCTCTCTATTCACTAAATTGTCATCTAGATCTTTATAACCTAGGGTAGTGTTTACAGGGAGCATATATAGTCGAGACAAATATCCATTCAAACTCCATTTATCGGAAACATTATATTTTACAGCGAACCTCGGAGCAAACTGTTTCAATGGATTGTTCATATAGGATGCATAGGTAGATCCATCTATACGCAAACCTAAAGACAGCTCTAACTGTTGGTCAAAAAACTTATCATTTAACTGAGCAAAGAGGCCATATTTCCAATAATTTAGATTGGTCTTATAGACATAGTCTACCACTTGGTCACCCAAATATTCTCTTTGAAAAGAATCATTATAGTAATCGACGTTCTCTAAAGAGACTCCTGTTACAAGCTTCATATTGTTGTGAAAGAGATGGTTCTCATATCGAAAACGAGTATTCATCTCATAAGAGTCATAATCTAGATTTAGATTCTCTGGGGTTTCGATATTATCGAGATATTTATCGGCATGGTTGTTTAATCGATCATTGCTTAAGATAAAAGCACTAAAACCATAATCAGTAAAGTGCTTATATACCGCTCCAACAGTGTAGCTCCACTGTTTATTGGTAGGAATGTTACCAAGGATATATCTCTGCTCTTCGGTTTCATTTGCTTCTTCATTTAACACCAAATCATCATAAGCACCAATTCCTATTAGAGTCAATTCATTTTTACTATCGAATTTATGTTTTAGCTTAAATTGAATATCATTATATGTGGGAAGGAATGGCAGTTCGAGTAGCTGAAAGAGAAATTGAAGATAGGAACGACGTGCAGAAACAACCAAAGTGGTTTTATCGCTTATAGGACCATCGGCAGTTAAAGCGAGATCAGAAGCACCAATGGTTGCACGATATTTCATTTTATCTGTGTTTCCATCTTTTTGTTCAAATGATAAAACCGAACTTAATGGCATCCCTAAATTTGCGGGATAAGACCCTGAAAAGAAGTTCACCTCCCGAATAAAATCCACATTTAGAATTCCTGTAGGTCCACCAGAAGCGCCCTGTGTCGTAAAGTGATTAATGGTAGGGATTTCTACTCCATCTAGGTAGAACCGATTCTCTGACGGACCTCCTCCCCTGACAATCAGATCGTTTCTATAAGAAACTGAAGCTCCAACACCAGGATAGGACTGAATCACTTTAGAAATGTCTCTATTTCCACCTGGATTTCTTTCAATCTCCTCTATGGGTATAGAACGAAAGGCAATAGGAGCTTCGGGTTTCTCTTTGAATAGAGAAGGACGCACCACCACCTCATCCACCCCGACTAAAGTAGGATATAAAGAGACATCCAAAAAGGTGGCTCTTGCATTGGTCACAAGAAGTGCATCGGATATAAAAGTTTTATATCCGAGAATGCTCACCTTTATTGCATGATAGCCTGGAGATATATTCTTGATTAAAAATACTCCATCTTCATTGGTTACATCCCCATTGTTGGTGTCAACAATTTGAACCGAAGCAAATGAAAGAGGCTGATTTGTCTTCACATCGACAACTCGTCCTTTAAAGACTCCATTGTTTGTTTGAGCTGTGAGGTTGTAAGAGTAAAGTAAAAAAGAGAGAAAGAGAGTTAGTAAAGATAGTTTCATGATTGATCCTTGTTTTTAGTATTCTAAAATTACAACAATCAATCATAACTATTGTTGTTAAGATCTCTTTTCAACAGGCCATTGGAATAGAATAGACAATAATGCAGAAGCACCCATTAAATATGGATAGTAAAGATATTGCATTAAATCTAACGGTGTGACACGCTCTAATCCCACTAAAGTTACTGCAGCCAATATCTGTGCTCCATACGGAAGAAGTCCTTGAACAAAACATGAGAATGTATCCATAATAGATGCTGCACGCTTAGGAGAGATATCATATGCGGATGCAATATCCTTCACAATAGGCCCAGACATGATAATCGCAATGGTGTTGTTCGCAGTGAAGACATTGACTAGACTTACAAGAAGAGCAATGCCCAACTCAGCTCCTTTTTTCCCATTCGCTCTTTTCCCAATGGTTTCTAGAAGAAATTCAATACCTCCATTTATTCGTATTATCTCAACAATACCCCCGACAATCATTGAAATGATAATAATCTCTGACATTCCTAAGGCTCCATCACTCATTGTTTTAAGCCACAACCAGATATCTAACTTACCATAAGCAAGTCCCATAACACCCGCAAAAACAGTTCCCAATAAGAGTACAAATATCACATTCATCCCAGCTAGTGCAGAGACAAGAACGAATAGGTAAGGAAGAACCAATCCTAATTGCTTAAAGGTAAAAGTGGTTGGAGCAATCTCTGAAGTAACATTACAACAAGCATAAATTATAATAGATATGATCGCTGCAGGAACTACAATCTTGAAGTTCATACGAAACTTATCTTTCATTCGACAACCTTGTGTTCTCGATGCAGCAATGGTTGTGTCGGATATTAGGGATAGATTATCTCCAAACATGGCACCACCAACAATAGCACCTAAAGCAAGAGCTATCGCAATACCTCCTTTTTCGGATAATGAGACGGCCATTGGGGCAAGAGCTAATATCGTACCTAAAGAGGTTCCAACAGAGAGAGCAATAAAGCATGAGATGATAAATACCCCAGCAAGCATAATGTTCGGAGGAAGAAAATGCAGACCAACATTTACCGTAGCGTCCACTGCTCCCACCGCCTTTGCTGTTGCAGCAAAACAACCTGCCAATAGAAAGATAAACACCATCATCATGATGTTCTTATCTCCCATCCCTTTTACAAAAGACTCGATTTTCTCTTCGATAGATCTCTTTCGATTCATTGCAATCGCACAAAAGGCTGCGACTAAAAAAGAGATGATTAGTGGCATCTTATAGAAATCTCCAGATACTAAAGATGACGTTAGATATAGTATTAAGAATAATATGATAGGTAAAAGAGCCCATCTATTAGATTTAAATGTGTTATTCATATGCACACTCCTTGTTTCAGTTTACTGCAAAGATGCCCCTATAACCTTTAGATAAAAAATTATTAGGTATATTTTTATTGTTTTCATAACAATAACTAAAAGAGATAGCAATCATTCACATAACTATTCTCTTCAGACTCAAACGATAGACAGAAATAAGGCCGACTAAATAACAATAAGTAAGGATGGTATTTGTAGGATACAAGGGGAACAAAAAAGCAAGGAGAAGTGTGAAACGGTTTAAGATCTCAATCAACCAACGATCTTCGTTGGCTGATAAAGACCTTTTTTGCAAACACTACTTAGTAAATTCGGCAAAAGTTCCAGGAAGTTGCTTGACCTCTTTAGCCAAAAGAGCCTTCATCTCCTTTAGTTTGGCAACATACGTAGGATCTTTCGCTAGGTTGTGCTGTTCTGTGGAATCTTCAGATAGATTATATAATTGATCCGCATCATAATAATTTGGGTAAAATTTAATTGCTGGAGACTCCCCTCCACGGCCTCCAGGTTGATCACAAGTATGGGTAAAAGGCGCATTGGGATCGATTCCTTTTTTTGCGAGTCCAACTCTTTGCTCATGGGTAATATTTTGGACCCATTGGGGCTTTCTGAAAGCAATATATTTCCAATGGTCTTTAAGAATAGCACGGGTAGCACCAACTTCATGATATAGATGGTCATGGATCGTTACATCTTTTCCATCCAAAATAGGCTTGATACTTTTCCCATTTATATGAGCACTTCTATCTAATGGCACTTTACAGAGATCTAGTATCGTTGGAGCAAAATCTACATTGGAGGTCAATACACTTAGTTTTCGATGCCCTTTGAAGAATTTAGGACCATAATAGAATGACGCAGTCTTCGTTCCTCCTTCGTAACATGTAAATTTTCCATGTTCCACTCCATGATCTGTTAGAAATACTATGATCGTATTGTCTAGTTCTCCCATCTTTTCAATTTTAGAGACCAATGCATTTACTGCATCATCAAGCCACAATGCATCGGTAGATACTTTACGAACATGTGCATCTTGCACTCTTTTCTTAATACTCTCCTGAGAAGGCAAAACATCAACGGGTTTATCTAACCAGCCTTTAGCAGAAGCTCTCCTATCCCCGATATATTTTGTTCCATATTTGGCAGGACCATGCGATACTGTTGTGGCAAAATAGAGAAAGAACGGCTCATCCCCATGTTCTTTTTCCGCCATGTCTAAGAAATCAAGTGCTCCTTTTACAATCCAATCCGTATTGTGAAAAAGAAGTTCCTTGGGCAAGAAGCCAGGAAGATTACCAGGGTATATAGATGCTGCATAATCAAATCCGACCTCCTTATAAACTGCAATTTGATCTTTGTATATGTTTTCAAGAATTTCATTCTGTTTTTTATACCCCTTCTTGGGAATACGATGTCGGGCATGTTTTCTCGATTCATCCCCTTGAATCACATGATTTTTACCTACCCCACCAGTATAGTAGCCAGCATCATTAAGTGCTTTCGAAATATTGTAATCATTGTTTGTAATTCCAATATTGAAAGTTACATTGGCTTGCTTCTTCTTCTCTAGCAAACGTTTAAAACCGATATTTTGAGCTGTTGAAGGATAACGTCCAGTTAAAATTGAGAATCTAGAAGGGGTACAAATAGCACCAACGACATGCTGCTGGTTAAATATGACACCCTCATTAGCCAATCTGTCAATAGTTGGAGAGAGACTCTTCTTACTTCCATCATTATTTCTACCCTCTTTCAAGAAATTGAACTCTTCTCGATGTTGATCATCCGTTAAAATAAAAAGTACATTAGGGCGTTTTGTTGCTTTTTTAAAGCTTGCCATAGAAGCAGTTGCTGAAAATGCAAAAAACACACCTAAAGCAGCAAATGTTTGCATTTTCATAGTCTTTGCTTTAATATCTATTATCTAAAATTTCCAATCCAAAACTACATATATCAACATATTACAAAAGCATAGGATTGCACAAAGACTAACACTTTTATTTCGGAGCAATTATGGCACTATTGGGATAGTCTAAAAGAGTAATAAAGGTGTTATCTTTGTCATTAAAGAATAAGAACTTAAATATTTTTTGCTTTGTATTTAAATATAAACCGTCGCAATTATTGCGTTGAAGAGTATGGTGAAGGAGAAGTACTTCTTTTACTTCACGGGTATATGGAATCGAAAAAAGCTTTTTCTAGTATTAAAGATAAACTAGGATTGCAATATAGGGTCATTGCAGTGGACCTACCAGGGCATGGTGATGCAGGCGAAGTAGACACCCCATTTAGTTTCGATGAGCTTGCTGCAGATATGGTCATGCTATTAGATTACCTCAAGATTGAAGGGAGAGTTCATTTTGCAGGACACTCTATGGGAGGATATGTTGGACAAGCAATGGCTGCCTTCTACCCAAATACTTTGAAATCTCTGAATCTTATCCATAGCGCAACATGGGCTGCTAGCAATGAATACAAGAAACTGAAAGAACGAGAGAAAAAGTTTGTCTTAAAAGGAAAAGCTTCTAGCATCGCACGAATATCAATTCCTGAAAGTTTTGCCCCAAACAACAGAGAACGACTAAGGCCAATAATTGATGCAATGATCGATGATTCAAAAATAATGTCACAAACATCATTGGTACATATTATCGATGCAATGAAAGAGAGACAATCTTGGTTTCATTTAGTAAATTGTTATCCTATTCCAGTACATATTATCGCAGGAAAATATGATCAGGTGGCACCACTAAACAAGTTAAAGGAGGACCTTCCAAACTGGCGAAATAGTCATATGACAGTTCTTGAAAACTCAGGACATCATGGATTCATTGAAGAACCAGAAGTCTTTTTATATCAACTAAACCAATTTACGACGCAAATTGATGCCCATTGGAAAGAGCGTCAAAAAGCAAAAGAGGGTAAAAAAGGGATGTCGAATGACAGTATAAAGACCGATGAATAATACCAATGTATCAAATAATACAGCCCCAAAAACGTTTCTAAATTCATAATCAGTAAATTAGCTTAAAAATACTGTATTTTTAGAAACATTTTAAATTATATATTAAAAGAACCTATCTATTGATCTATTTCGGATTGGGTTCTACATTTGTGGAGATTTAAAAGAAATCAAATAAATAAAGATTCAAATATCTTAAATAGAGACTTATGAGCAGTTTTATGAAATCTTCCATTGGGAAGAAATTCTTTATGAGTGTTACTGGGTTGTTCCTAATAACATTCATTTGTGTTCACCTGAGTTTGAACTTACTGTTGATTGTTGACGACAGTGGCGACTTATTTAACATGGCAGCACATTTCATGGCTACCAACCCGTTAATTAAGATCATGGAGCCAGTATTGGCACTAGGATTC
The Prolixibacteraceae bacterium DNA segment above includes these coding regions:
- the sucD gene encoding succinate--CoA ligase subunit alpha, which produces MSILIDKKTRVIVQGITGRDGAFHTQKMRSYGTNIVAGVSPGKGGTEVDGIPVFNTMKEAVKETSADTSIIFVPARFAPDAMIEASEAGIKLVIAISEGVPVIDMLRVKKALKKNDTHLIGPNCPGLISPGRSMIGILPTNIFKEGRVGLISRSGTLTYEMVDQLTRNDIGQSTCIGIGGDPIAGLYYEELLEMFEKDPETDLVVLIGEIGGDAEERAASYIKSNMTKPVVAFFAGQTAPVGKQMGHAGAIISSGSGTAQDKIKCFEKHLIPVAKEPEEIPMLVKKILQS
- a CDS encoding TonB-dependent receptor, which codes for MKLSLLTLFLSFLLYSYNLTAQTNNGVFKGRVVDVKTNQPLSFASVQIVDTNNGDVTNEDGVFLIKNISPGYHAIKVSILGYKTFISDALLVTNARATFLDVSLYPTLVGVDEVVVRPSLFKEKPEAPIAFRSIPIEEIERNPGGNRDISKVIQSYPGVGASVSYRNDLIVRGGGPSENRFYLDGVEIPTINHFTTQGASGGPTGILNVDFIREVNFFSGSYPANLGMPLSSVLSFEQKDGNTDKMKYRATIGASDLALTADGPISDKTTLVVSARRSYLQFLFQLLELPFLPTYNDIQFKLKHKFDSKNELTLIGIGAYDDLVLNEEANETEEQRYILGNIPTNKQWSYTVGAVYKHFTDYGFSAFILSNDRLNNHADKYLDNIETPENLNLDYDSYEMNTRFRYENHLFHNNMKLVTGVSLENVDYYNDSFQREYLGDQVVDYVYKTNLNYWKYGLFAQLNDKFFDQQLELSLGLRIDGSTYASYMNNPLKQFAPRFAVKYNVSDKWSLNGYLSRLYMLPVNTTLGYKDLDDNLVNRENKIQYIHSDQIGAGIVVRPDENTLFSLEGFLKYYDKYPFSVEDSISTASQGGDYGVVGTEEVTSDSKGRAYGMEALYRNSDLFGFNVTASYTFFYSEFQDYKLDYIASSWDVRHILALTVLKNLPKEWSIGMKYRYQGGAPYTPYNLQKSSLKEAWDVQGQGYLDYAAFNTNRLDAFSQLDLRVDKAWYYNKWTLMLYVDIQNVLASATDTPEVLVQSTDENGVPLTDPNDPTRYQLKYLDTSSGNMIPTIGIMVEF
- a CDS encoding Na+/H+ antiporter NhaC family protein, producing the protein MNNTFKSNRWALLPIILFLILYLTSSLVSGDFYKMPLIISFLVAAFCAIAMNRKRSIEEKIESFVKGMGDKNIMMMVFIFLLAGCFAATAKAVGAVDATVNVGLHFLPPNIMLAGVFIISCFIALSVGTSLGTILALAPMAVSLSEKGGIAIALALGAIVGGAMFGDNLSLISDTTIAASRTQGCRMKDKFRMNFKIVVPAAIISIIIYACCNVTSEIAPTTFTFKQLGLVLPYLFVLVSALAGMNVIFVLLLGTVFAGVMGLAYGKLDIWLWLKTMSDGALGMSEIIIISMIVGGIVEIIRINGGIEFLLETIGKRANGKKGAELGIALLVSLVNVFTANNTIAIIMSGPIVKDIASAYDISPKRAASIMDTFSCFVQGLLPYGAQILAAVTLVGLERVTPLDLMQYLYYPYLMGASALLSILFQWPVEKRS
- a CDS encoding sulfatase-like hydrolase/transferase encodes the protein MKMQTFAALGVFFAFSATASMASFKKATKRPNVLFILTDDQHREEFNFLKEGRNNDGSKKSLSPTIDRLANEGVIFNQQHVVGAICTPSRFSILTGRYPSTAQNIGFKRLLEKKKQANVTFNIGITNNDYNISKALNDAGYYTGGVGKNHVIQGDESRKHARHRIPKKGYKKQNEILENIYKDQIAVYKEVGFDYAASIYPGNLPGFLPKELLFHNTDWIVKGALDFLDMAEKEHGDEPFFLYFATTVSHGPAKYGTKYIGDRRASAKGWLDKPVDVLPSQESIKKRVQDAHVRKVSTDALWLDDAVNALVSKIEKMGELDNTIIVFLTDHGVEHGKFTCYEGGTKTASFYYGPKFFKGHRKLSVLTSNVDFAPTILDLCKVPLDRSAHINGKSIKPILDGKDVTIHDHLYHEVGATRAILKDHWKYIAFRKPQWVQNITHEQRVGLAKKGIDPNAPFTHTCDQPGGRGGESPAIKFYPNYYDADQLYNLSEDSTEQHNLAKDPTYVAKLKEMKALLAKEVKQLPGTFAEFTK
- a CDS encoding alpha/beta hydrolase produces the protein MYLNINRRNYCVEEYGEGEVLLLLHGYMESKKAFSSIKDKLGLQYRVIAVDLPGHGDAGEVDTPFSFDELAADMVMLLDYLKIEGRVHFAGHSMGGYVGQAMAAFYPNTLKSLNLIHSATWAASNEYKKLKEREKKFVLKGKASSIARISIPESFAPNNRERLRPIIDAMIDDSKIMSQTSLVHIIDAMKERQSWFHLVNCYPIPVHIIAGKYDQVAPLNKLKEDLPNWRNSHMTVLENSGHHGFIEEPEVFLYQLNQFTTQIDAHWKERQKAKEGKKGMSNDSIKTDE